Proteins from one Gimesia maris genomic window:
- the rnc gene encoding ribonuclease III gives MQYDLSPVEIDQLLEECQQNLGYRFVDCELLKSCLTHTSAAKTRMDSNERLEFLGDAILGSIVCEKLFDQFPNAPEGELTRIKSAVVSRNTCTRLAREKGLDRFIFVGKGLAMTENLPESLLAGMFEALIAGIYLDGGIAPVHQFLDPLIERENSKASRSVHGYNYKSLLQQYSQKKFSQTPIYEVLDEKGPDHSKFFKVTAIIGEHKYEPAWGSTKKEAEQRAAYNALRENEDDEEWELPAMPDQD, from the coding sequence ATGCAATACGATCTCAGCCCCGTGGAGATCGATCAACTGCTTGAAGAGTGTCAACAAAATCTGGGATACCGTTTTGTTGACTGTGAGCTGTTGAAATCCTGCCTGACCCATACTTCTGCTGCCAAAACCCGTATGGATTCCAACGAACGCCTGGAATTTCTGGGGGACGCGATCCTCGGTTCGATTGTCTGCGAAAAACTCTTTGATCAATTTCCCAACGCTCCCGAAGGTGAACTGACACGCATCAAATCTGCGGTCGTCAGTCGGAACACCTGTACGCGACTGGCGCGGGAAAAAGGTCTCGATCGCTTTATCTTCGTCGGCAAAGGACTTGCCATGACTGAGAACCTGCCCGAATCCCTGCTGGCAGGCATGTTCGAAGCGCTCATCGCTGGTATCTACCTGGATGGTGGCATTGCCCCTGTTCATCAGTTTCTGGATCCACTCATCGAACGTGAAAATTCCAAAGCCTCCCGCTCAGTGCATGGCTACAACTACAAAAGCCTCTTGCAGCAATACTCGCAAAAGAAATTTTCCCAGACCCCCATTTATGAGGTTCTGGACGAGAAAGGACCGGATCATTCCAAGTTCTTCAAAGTCACCGCGATTATAGGCGAACACAAATATGAACCGGCCTGGGGCTCTACAAAAAAAGAAGCCGAACAGCGTGCCGCCTATAATGCCCTGCGCGAAAATGAAGATGACGAAGAATGGGAACTCCCTGCGATGCCTGATCAGGACTGA